The following proteins come from a genomic window of Salvia hispanica cultivar TCC Black 2014 chromosome 4, UniMelb_Shisp_WGS_1.0, whole genome shotgun sequence:
- the LOC125221358 gene encoding L-type lectin-domain containing receptor kinase S.6-like has product MQPPPPNLLRALSLLLIFFTPSISTAFSPAHNVTLFEDAFWSSPHRDSISLTKHKDCTAPPPPPPPPPFGVGRAFYSKPVRFLDHSTRATASFSCRFSFTATTLPSSCPSGDGIAFLITSTTAASILIDFPPQDSYLAVEFDTNDNHIAISVDNSITPVSSSAAGISLKDGKEVTSWIEYRHSDAMIRVWISHSNRIRPRNPILVTKIDLSDRFKEFMSVGFTAANVRGSSAYTVERWRFKTFLGNIPPTIAMDAVKTGDCSVCSQFDTSIEFGSFANNPPLRKEILILLVVLASFAALTVLFAAAIVACVCVVRRPGGQKQSQPYRFQNGKMVPMMLSLSEIRSATNGFNHDQIIGEGGSAVVYAGKIPHCGTVAIKRFNQDDNHYDSSLSQVPFNTEFATMAGCLKHKNLLQLQGWCCERNELVLVYEYMANGSLDKILHGRDPCSSRLLTWEKRLSIIHGVAAALIYLHEECESQIIHRDVKTCNVLLDAELNPKLGDFGLAEVHRHSMRGREMARATFPAGTMGYLAPEYAFSGIPTVKTDVYSFGVVVLEVATGRLPVDQGGCLLIDHVWGLWETGVLVDAADPKLMGRFGKGEMERMLVVGLACVHPNGDMRPRMREAARMLKGEALLPALPTKRPAVMVQSVVVPQSAEEMVVTGEETDTPWSTPRTHFSKNQYHPDNIA; this is encoded by the coding sequence ATGCAGCCTCCTCCTCCCAATCTCCTCCGCGCCCTCTCCCTCCTCCTCATCTTCTTCACCCCATCCATCTCAACCGCTTTCTCCCCCGCCCACAACGTCACCCTCTTCGAAGACGCCTTCTGGAGCAGCCCCCACCGCGACTCCATTTCCCTCACTAAACACAAAGACTGCACCGCCCCGCCCCCGcccccgccgccgcctcctttCGGCGTGGGCCGAGCATTCTACTCGAAGCCAGTCCGCTTCCTCGACCACTCCACCAGAGCCACCGCCTCCTTCTCCTGCCGCTTCTCCTTCACCGCCACCACCCTCCCCAGCTCCTGCCCCTCCGGCGACGGCATCGCTTTCCTCATCAcctccaccaccgccgcctccATCCTCATCGATTTCCCCCCTCAAGATTCCTACCTCGCCGTCGAATTCGACACCAACGACAACCACATCGCCATCTCCGTCGACAATTCCATCACCCCGgtctcctcctccgccgccggaATCAGCCTCAAAGACGGAAAAGAGGTAACCTCGTGGATCGAATACCGCCACTCCGACGCCATGATCAGGGTCTGGATCAGCCATTCCAACCGAATTAGGCCCCGGAACCCCATCCTCGTCACCAAAATCGATCTCTCCGATCGCTTCAAAGAGTTCATGAGCGTCGGATTCACCGCCGCAAATGTCAGAGGCTCCTCCGCCTACACCGTCGAGCGCTGGCGATTCAAGACCTTTCTTGGAAATATCCCTCCCACAATCGCCATGGACGCCGTCAAAACAGGGGATTGCTCTGTCTGCTCCCAATTCGACACCAGCATCGAATTCGGCTCCTTCGCCAATAACCCTCCCTTGAGAAAGGAGATTCTCATCTTGCTTGTTGTTCTAGCTTCCTTCGCCGCGCTCACAGTCTTATTCGCCGCCGCCATTGTTGCCTGCGTCTGCGTTGTTCGTCGCCCGGGAGGGCAGAAACAGAGCCAGCCGTATCGATTTCAGAACGGGAAGATGGTGCCGATGATGCTATCTCTCAGTGAAATCAGATCAGCCACGAATGGATTCAACCACGATCAGATCATCGGAGAAGGCGGCTCAGCTGTTGTGTACGCCGGCAAAATCCCTCATTGTGGGACTGTGGCGATCAAGCGTTTCAACCAAGACGATAATCACTACGATTCATCGCTCTCACAAGTCCCTTTCAACACCGAGTTTGCTACAATGGCAGGTTGCTTGAAGCATAAAAATCTACTGCAGCTGCAGGGGTGGTGTTGTGAGAGGAATGAGCTTGTTCTTGTCTACGAATACATGGCTAATGGCAGCCTCGACAAGATCCTCCACGGCCGGGATCCTTGCTCGTCTCGCCTCTTGACGTGGGAGAAGCGCCTCAGCATCATCCATGGCGTTGCGGCCGCGCTGATCTACCTCCACGAGGAGTGCGAGAGCCAGATCATCCACCGAGACGTCAAGACTTGCAACGTACTCCTCGATGCAGAGTTGAATCCGAAGCTTGGCGATTTCGGGCTTGCTGAGGTCCACCGGCATAGTATGAGGGGTCGGGAAATGGCGAGAGCTACGTTCCCGGCTGGGACAATGGGGTATCTTGCTCCCGAGTACGCCTTCTCGGGCATCCCCACAGTGAAGACGGACGTATACAGCTTCGGGGTCGTGGTGCTCGAGGTGGCCACAGGGAGGCTCCCCGTGGACCAGGGGGGTTGCCTTTTGATTGATCATGTGTGGGGACTGTGGGAGACGGGGGTGCTGGTTGATGCGGCTGATCCGAAGCTCATGGGGCGGTTCGGGAAGGGGGAGATGGAGAGGATGCTTGTGGTCGGGTTGGCGTGCGTGCACCCTAACGGTGATATGAGGCCGAGGATGAGGGAGGCTGCGCGGATGCTGAAAGGGGAGGCGCTGCTCCCGGCCTTGCCAACGAAGAGGCCGGCTGTGATGGTTCAGTCTGTTGTGGTGCCTCAGTCAGCTGAGGAAATGGTGGTGACTGGTGAGGAGACTGATACACCATGGTCTACTCCTAGAACACACTTCAGCAAGAATCAGTACCATCCTGATAATATTGCTTGA
- the LOC125222885 gene encoding protein ROH1-like isoform X3: protein MNLQESSSSPSPSTFSFSILSRRRDQVHSTDSPLESNGQESESEAFQRTVAERFQDVAAAPSEELLSIPWIHKLLETFLSVHEEFKAIVFNNRSSLAKPPMDKHINDFFDRSVKALDVCNAIRDGIEHIRHWQKQLEIVLSALDSNQRSIGEGQFRRAKKALIDLTIAMLDDRDSSATVSHRNRSFGRQSNHQPRSMANFRSLSWSVSRTWSAARQLQAISSNLAPPRGNETSATNGLNVGVFAMSYVLLFVMWTLVAAIPCQDRGLPTQVFMRQFAWAAPIGSLYERIMEESKRRDRRNSCGLMREIYEIEKCVRLMNELTDCVEFPLTEERERQVKERVQEIGKIYEAIKEGLDPLERLVRDVFRRIVRSRTEGLDSIARANAPE, encoded by the exons ATGA ATCTTCAGGAATCATCCTCATCCCCATCCCCATCCACCTTCAGTTTCTCGATCCTGAGCCGCCGCCGCGATCAGGTCCACTCGACGGATTCCCCGCTCGAATCCAACGGCCAGGAATCCGAATCGGAAGCCTTCCAGCGCACGGTGGCGGAGCGCTTCCAAGACGTGGCGGCGGCGCCCTCGGAGGAGCTACTCTCGATCCCATGGATCCATAAGCTTCTGGAGACATTCCTGAGCGTCCATGAAGAATTCAAAGCGATCGTCTTCAACAACAGGAGCAGCCTCGCGAAACCCCCCATGGACAAGCACATTAACGATTTCTTCGATCGCAGCGTCAAAGCCCTCGACGTCTGCAACGCCATCCGCGACGGAATCGAGCACATTCGCCACTGGCAGAAGCAGCTCGAGATCGTCCTCTCCGCCCTCGACAGCAACCAGCGCAGCATCGGCGAAGGCCAGTTCCGCCGCGCCAAGAAGGCCTTGATCGACCTCACCATCGCAATGCTCGACGACAGAGACTCCAGCGCCACCGTCTCCCACCGCAACCGCTCCTTTGGCCGCCAGAGCAACCACCAGCCCCGCTCCATGGCCAACTTCCGGTCCCTATCTTGGAGCGTCTCCCGGACCTGGTCGGCCGCGAGACAGCTGCAGGCGATCAGCAGCAACCTGGCTCCACCCCGTGGCAACGAGACCTCCGCCACCAATGGCCTCAATGTGGGCGTCTTCGCCATGAGCTACGTCCTTTTATTCGTGATGTGGACGCTCGTTGCAGCCATACCTTGCCAGGACAGGGGCCTCCCCACGCAGGTCTTCATGAGGCAGTTTGCGTGGGCGGCCCCCATAGGCTCCCTCTACGAGCGGATCATGGAGGAGTCGAAGAGGAGGGACCGGAGGAACAGCTGTGGATTGATGAGGGAGATTTATGAGATTGAGAAATGTGTGAGGCTTATGAATGAGCTGACTGACTGTGTCGAATTCCCATTGACGGAGGAGAGGGAGAGGCAGGTGAAGGAGAGGGTTCAGGAGATCGGGAAGATATACGAGGCGATCAAGGAGGGTTTGGATCCGTTGGAGCGCCTCGTGAGGGATGTGTTTCGGAGGATTGTGAGGAGCAGGACCGAGGGGCTCGACTCCATAGCCCGAGCTAACGCTCCGGAGTGA
- the LOC125222885 gene encoding protein ROH1-like isoform X1, with translation MKMPSTDLQESSSSPSPSTFSFSILSRRRDQVHSTDSPLESNGQESESEAFQRTVAERFQDVAAAPSEELLSIPWIHKLLETFLSVHEEFKAIVFNNRSSLAKPPMDKHINDFFDRSVKALDVCNAIRDGIEHIRHWQKQLEIVLSALDSNQRSIGEGQFRRAKKALIDLTIAMLDDRDSSATVSHRNRSFGRQSNHQPRSMANFRSLSWSVSRTWSAARQLQAISSNLAPPRGNETSATNGLNVGVFAMSYVLLFVMWTLVAAIPCQDRGLPTQVFMRQFAWAAPIGSLYERIMEESKRRDRRNSCGLMREIYEIEKCVRLMNELTDCVEFPLTEERERQVKERVQEIGKIYEAIKEGLDPLERLVRDVFRRIVRSRTEGLDSIARANAPE, from the exons ATGA aaatgCCGTCAACAGATCTTCAGGAATCATCCTCATCCCCATCCCCATCCACCTTCAGTTTCTCGATCCTGAGCCGCCGCCGCGATCAGGTCCACTCGACGGATTCCCCGCTCGAATCCAACGGCCAGGAATCCGAATCGGAAGCCTTCCAGCGCACGGTGGCGGAGCGCTTCCAAGACGTGGCGGCGGCGCCCTCGGAGGAGCTACTCTCGATCCCATGGATCCATAAGCTTCTGGAGACATTCCTGAGCGTCCATGAAGAATTCAAAGCGATCGTCTTCAACAACAGGAGCAGCCTCGCGAAACCCCCCATGGACAAGCACATTAACGATTTCTTCGATCGCAGCGTCAAAGCCCTCGACGTCTGCAACGCCATCCGCGACGGAATCGAGCACATTCGCCACTGGCAGAAGCAGCTCGAGATCGTCCTCTCCGCCCTCGACAGCAACCAGCGCAGCATCGGCGAAGGCCAGTTCCGCCGCGCCAAGAAGGCCTTGATCGACCTCACCATCGCAATGCTCGACGACAGAGACTCCAGCGCCACCGTCTCCCACCGCAACCGCTCCTTTGGCCGCCAGAGCAACCACCAGCCCCGCTCCATGGCCAACTTCCGGTCCCTATCTTGGAGCGTCTCCCGGACCTGGTCGGCCGCGAGACAGCTGCAGGCGATCAGCAGCAACCTGGCTCCACCCCGTGGCAACGAGACCTCCGCCACCAATGGCCTCAATGTGGGCGTCTTCGCCATGAGCTACGTCCTTTTATTCGTGATGTGGACGCTCGTTGCAGCCATACCTTGCCAGGACAGGGGCCTCCCCACGCAGGTCTTCATGAGGCAGTTTGCGTGGGCGGCCCCCATAGGCTCCCTCTACGAGCGGATCATGGAGGAGTCGAAGAGGAGGGACCGGAGGAACAGCTGTGGATTGATGAGGGAGATTTATGAGATTGAGAAATGTGTGAGGCTTATGAATGAGCTGACTGACTGTGTCGAATTCCCATTGACGGAGGAGAGGGAGAGGCAGGTGAAGGAGAGGGTTCAGGAGATCGGGAAGATATACGAGGCGATCAAGGAGGGTTTGGATCCGTTGGAGCGCCTCGTGAGGGATGTGTTTCGGAGGATTGTGAGGAGCAGGACCGAGGGGCTCGACTCCATAGCCCGAGCTAACGCTCCGGAGTGA
- the LOC125222885 gene encoding protein ROH1-like isoform X2, which translates to MPSTDLQESSSSPSPSTFSFSILSRRRDQVHSTDSPLESNGQESESEAFQRTVAERFQDVAAAPSEELLSIPWIHKLLETFLSVHEEFKAIVFNNRSSLAKPPMDKHINDFFDRSVKALDVCNAIRDGIEHIRHWQKQLEIVLSALDSNQRSIGEGQFRRAKKALIDLTIAMLDDRDSSATVSHRNRSFGRQSNHQPRSMANFRSLSWSVSRTWSAARQLQAISSNLAPPRGNETSATNGLNVGVFAMSYVLLFVMWTLVAAIPCQDRGLPTQVFMRQFAWAAPIGSLYERIMEESKRRDRRNSCGLMREIYEIEKCVRLMNELTDCVEFPLTEERERQVKERVQEIGKIYEAIKEGLDPLERLVRDVFRRIVRSRTEGLDSIARANAPE; encoded by the coding sequence atgCCGTCAACAGATCTTCAGGAATCATCCTCATCCCCATCCCCATCCACCTTCAGTTTCTCGATCCTGAGCCGCCGCCGCGATCAGGTCCACTCGACGGATTCCCCGCTCGAATCCAACGGCCAGGAATCCGAATCGGAAGCCTTCCAGCGCACGGTGGCGGAGCGCTTCCAAGACGTGGCGGCGGCGCCCTCGGAGGAGCTACTCTCGATCCCATGGATCCATAAGCTTCTGGAGACATTCCTGAGCGTCCATGAAGAATTCAAAGCGATCGTCTTCAACAACAGGAGCAGCCTCGCGAAACCCCCCATGGACAAGCACATTAACGATTTCTTCGATCGCAGCGTCAAAGCCCTCGACGTCTGCAACGCCATCCGCGACGGAATCGAGCACATTCGCCACTGGCAGAAGCAGCTCGAGATCGTCCTCTCCGCCCTCGACAGCAACCAGCGCAGCATCGGCGAAGGCCAGTTCCGCCGCGCCAAGAAGGCCTTGATCGACCTCACCATCGCAATGCTCGACGACAGAGACTCCAGCGCCACCGTCTCCCACCGCAACCGCTCCTTTGGCCGCCAGAGCAACCACCAGCCCCGCTCCATGGCCAACTTCCGGTCCCTATCTTGGAGCGTCTCCCGGACCTGGTCGGCCGCGAGACAGCTGCAGGCGATCAGCAGCAACCTGGCTCCACCCCGTGGCAACGAGACCTCCGCCACCAATGGCCTCAATGTGGGCGTCTTCGCCATGAGCTACGTCCTTTTATTCGTGATGTGGACGCTCGTTGCAGCCATACCTTGCCAGGACAGGGGCCTCCCCACGCAGGTCTTCATGAGGCAGTTTGCGTGGGCGGCCCCCATAGGCTCCCTCTACGAGCGGATCATGGAGGAGTCGAAGAGGAGGGACCGGAGGAACAGCTGTGGATTGATGAGGGAGATTTATGAGATTGAGAAATGTGTGAGGCTTATGAATGAGCTGACTGACTGTGTCGAATTCCCATTGACGGAGGAGAGGGAGAGGCAGGTGAAGGAGAGGGTTCAGGAGATCGGGAAGATATACGAGGCGATCAAGGAGGGTTTGGATCCGTTGGAGCGCCTCGTGAGGGATGTGTTTCGGAGGATTGTGAGGAGCAGGACCGAGGGGCTCGACTCCATAGCCCGAGCTAACGCTCCGGAGTGA